One window of the Candidatus Microbacterium colombiense genome contains the following:
- a CDS encoding sugar ABC transporter substrate-binding protein translates to MRRSTTASGVAALAAIALLAGCSSGATTGGDAEGGDVTLTYGVWSQDETMQALIDAFEKENPGITVDLQVNPWNDFWTKLQVGAQGGTAPDAFWMLGDRFQVYAANDQLLPLSDAIEDAGVDLGVYPEALVDLFTLDDELYGLPKDFDTIGLWYNKELFDAAGVDYPTADWTWDDVKTASAALTDADAGVYGIAAPLNRQEGFYNTVAQAGGHIIEDGASGYDDPKTQEGIQFWTDLVADGSSPTLEQFADTEAVAQFENGTVAMYYGGSFYAQRFYENADLRAKIDVTVLPQGAERATVINGIQNVGFAGTKHPEELKKFLLFLGGKEAAEIQADTGAVIPAYEGTQQAWVDSMPELNLQAFIDEVPYGVVYPVSADTAAWNALEDEYLPAAWNGTDSVKTVADKLAAAMNDALAKEE, encoded by the coding sequence ATGCGCAGATCGACCACAGCCTCCGGTGTGGCGGCTCTCGCTGCCATCGCCCTGCTCGCCGGATGCTCCTCCGGCGCCACGACGGGCGGTGACGCCGAAGGCGGCGACGTGACCCTGACGTACGGGGTCTGGAGCCAGGACGAGACGATGCAGGCCCTGATCGACGCGTTCGAGAAGGAGAACCCCGGCATCACCGTCGACCTGCAGGTCAACCCGTGGAACGACTTCTGGACCAAGCTGCAGGTGGGCGCGCAGGGCGGCACGGCCCCCGATGCCTTCTGGATGCTGGGCGACCGGTTCCAGGTCTACGCCGCGAACGACCAGCTGCTCCCGTTGAGCGATGCGATCGAGGATGCCGGCGTCGATCTCGGCGTCTACCCTGAAGCGCTGGTCGACCTGTTCACGCTGGACGACGAGCTGTACGGCCTCCCGAAGGACTTCGACACGATCGGGCTCTGGTACAACAAGGAGCTCTTCGACGCCGCCGGGGTCGACTACCCGACCGCGGACTGGACCTGGGACGACGTCAAGACAGCGTCCGCAGCACTGACCGACGCCGACGCCGGCGTGTACGGGATCGCCGCTCCGCTGAACCGTCAGGAGGGCTTCTACAACACGGTCGCCCAGGCCGGAGGGCACATCATCGAAGACGGCGCCTCGGGGTACGACGACCCGAAGACCCAGGAGGGCATCCAGTTCTGGACCGACCTCGTCGCCGACGGCTCGTCGCCGACGCTCGAGCAGTTCGCCGACACCGAGGCGGTCGCCCAGTTCGAGAACGGCACCGTGGCCATGTACTACGGTGGCTCGTTCTACGCGCAGCGCTTCTACGAGAACGCCGACCTGCGCGCGAAGATCGACGTCACCGTGCTGCCCCAGGGCGCCGAGCGTGCGACGGTGATCAACGGCATCCAGAACGTCGGGTTCGCCGGCACCAAGCACCCGGAGGAGCTGAAGAAGTTCCTGCTGTTCCTCGGAGGCAAGGAAGCGGCCGAGATCCAGGCCGACACGGGAGCCGTGATCCCCGCGTACGAAGGTACGCAGCAGGCGTGGGTCGACTCGATGCCCGAGCTGAACCTGCAGGCGTTCATCGATGAGGTGCCCTACGGTGTCGTGTACCCGGTGTCCGCGGACACCGCGGCGTGGAACGCGCTCGAAGACGAGTACCTCCCCGCCGCGTGGAACGGCACCGACAGCGTCAAGACGGTCGCCGACAAGCTCGCCGCCGCAATGAACGACGCGCTCGCGAAGGAAGAATGA
- a CDS encoding sugar ABC transporter permease, translating into MSTPTTGRGAAERSARTTRTRSRLRRNAPGLAFIAPALVGLLALYIVPLLTTIYLSFTKTKPFGGETFTGIDNYARLVADPQFWSALGNSAVYTAIVLIGIPISIVLASLIHAVRRGKNIYRVLFFLPIVTLPVAVGMVWRYIFNGEFGLLNQALSLVGVDGPSWVADPSVAIFAVAIVGIWMSLGTSIIILGAGLQGVPPELLEASSLDGAGPIRQFFAVTLPLLSPSIFFVSVLSVISSLQMFDLIYVMLVRGSQAETASQTIVYYFFQQTFLRFDRGYGAAIAIVLLLVIMLVTALQFRLQRKAVFYG; encoded by the coding sequence ATGAGCACTCCCACGACCGGGCGGGGCGCTGCAGAGCGCTCCGCCCGCACCACCCGCACCCGCAGCCGGCTCCGGCGCAACGCCCCGGGGCTGGCCTTCATCGCGCCCGCACTGGTCGGCCTGCTCGCGCTGTACATCGTGCCGCTGCTGACCACGATCTACCTCAGCTTCACCAAGACCAAGCCCTTCGGGGGCGAGACCTTCACCGGCATCGACAACTATGCCCGACTGGTCGCGGACCCGCAGTTCTGGTCGGCGCTCGGCAACAGCGCCGTCTACACCGCGATCGTGCTCATCGGCATCCCGATCAGCATCGTGCTCGCCAGCCTGATCCATGCGGTGCGTCGCGGCAAGAACATCTACCGTGTGCTCTTCTTCCTGCCGATCGTCACCCTGCCCGTCGCGGTGGGGATGGTCTGGCGGTACATCTTCAACGGAGAGTTCGGGCTGCTCAATCAAGCTCTCAGCCTCGTGGGCGTCGACGGCCCGAGCTGGGTCGCCGACCCGAGCGTCGCGATCTTCGCCGTCGCGATCGTGGGCATCTGGATGAGCCTGGGAACCAGCATCATCATCCTCGGAGCCGGCCTGCAGGGCGTTCCGCCCGAGCTGCTCGAGGCGTCCTCGCTCGACGGGGCCGGGCCCATCCGCCAGTTCTTCGCCGTGACCCTTCCGCTGCTCTCGCCCAGCATCTTCTTCGTGTCGGTGCTGTCGGTGATCTCGTCCCTCCAGATGTTCGACCTCATCTACGTGATGCTCGTACGCGGATCCCAGGCGGAGACGGCATCCCAGACGATCGTCTACTACTTCTTCCAGCAGACCTTCCTGCGGTTCGACCGCGGCTACGGGGCGGCGATCGCGATCGTGTTGCTGCTGGTCATCATGCTCGTGACGGCGCTGCAGTTCCGGCTGCAGCGAAAGGCGGTGTTCTATGGCTGA
- a CDS encoding carbohydrate ABC transporter permease, whose protein sequence is MAEIATLVAPLARSGAPAARPAGRRRRRSQWSLHLVLIMCASLMVLPFVWQLLTAFKSVSESRAVPPVLFPEILDFGAFERFFATVPFGSMLGVSVLSLLLRVAGQLVICTLAAYGFARFRFPGRDALFLLFLVMLMAPSQLFLIAQFDLMKTFGLLNTVPAIAIPGIFSAFGTFLLRQAFLALPADYEEAARLDGANAFQIFWRVMLPMVGPTVAALAVLTSLYSWNDLLWPLIVTSSPDTMTLPVGLANLQGQYGTDYPTLMAGSFIASLPLVVIFIALQRQFFAGIASSGLKG, encoded by the coding sequence ATGGCTGAGATCGCCACCCTGGTCGCTCCCCTCGCTCGGAGCGGAGCCCCTGCGGCGCGGCCGGCCGGCCGTCGTCGCCGCCGCTCGCAGTGGTCCCTGCACCTCGTGCTCATCATGTGCGCCTCGCTGATGGTGCTGCCGTTCGTGTGGCAGCTGCTGACGGCGTTCAAGTCGGTGTCGGAGTCCCGTGCCGTGCCGCCGGTGCTGTTCCCCGAGATCCTCGACTTCGGTGCCTTCGAGCGTTTCTTCGCGACGGTGCCCTTCGGCAGCATGCTGGGCGTGTCCGTGCTCTCGCTGCTGCTGCGCGTGGCGGGGCAGCTGGTGATCTGCACGCTGGCCGCCTACGGATTCGCGCGTTTCCGTTTCCCCGGTCGTGACGCGCTGTTCCTGCTGTTCCTCGTCATGCTCATGGCGCCCAGTCAGCTGTTCCTGATCGCCCAGTTCGACCTGATGAAGACCTTCGGGCTGCTCAACACGGTGCCGGCGATCGCGATCCCCGGCATCTTCTCGGCGTTCGGCACGTTCCTGCTGCGGCAGGCGTTCCTCGCTCTGCCCGCCGACTACGAAGAGGCGGCACGGCTCGACGGGGCGAACGCGTTCCAGATCTTCTGGCGCGTGATGCTGCCGATGGTGGGCCCGACCGTCGCGGCGCTGGCCGTGCTCACCTCGCTGTACTCGTGGAACGATCTGCTCTGGCCGCTCATCGTCACCTCTTCGCCCGACACCATGACACTCCCGGTCGGCCTCGCGAACCTCCAGGGACAGTACGGCACCGACTACCCCACGCTGATGGCAGGATCGTTCATCGCATCCCTGCCGCTCGTCGTGATCTTCATCGCCCTGCAACGGCAGTTCTTTGCGGGCATCGCCTCCAGCGGTCTGAAAGGCTGA
- a CDS encoding ROK family transcriptional regulator encodes MNRIPVTSPASVAVFRRILTHGPLGRVDISRATGLSQAAVTKAVTPLIGAGFVVEADELRAAPSIGRPVSPLAVARGRAHIIGIKVTAERTYGVLTDLGATVLARTDAVNASSAVEHVVEAVHAVVDILRAASPTPVDGIGVAVSGDVDRDGGIVRDSPLLGWRGVPLARILEESIGVPTILENDVRALATTELLFGFGRDADSFAVVTIGTGIGCGLYLNGRVVQGAHGVAGEIGHLPLGPVDAVCSCGRRGCVEAVASTAAILNEIRAGHDDSSLTVDDAFALAHEDDPVARVAFERAGGVIGSALAALVNLTGPELVVIAGENVTEYGLYEDRLRATFAEHAFGAASDCTIVLRPHVFDDWARGAAACVIEVIASGIAAHG; translated from the coding sequence GTGAATCGCATACCGGTGACCTCGCCCGCATCCGTGGCGGTCTTCCGTCGCATCCTCACGCACGGGCCCCTGGGCCGCGTCGACATCTCCCGCGCCACCGGGCTCTCGCAGGCGGCGGTGACGAAGGCCGTGACCCCGCTGATCGGCGCCGGGTTCGTGGTCGAGGCCGACGAGCTGCGCGCGGCACCGTCGATCGGCCGACCGGTCAGCCCACTCGCGGTCGCGCGGGGACGAGCCCACATCATCGGGATCAAGGTCACCGCCGAGCGCACGTACGGCGTGCTGACCGACCTCGGCGCGACCGTGCTCGCTCGCACCGATGCGGTCAACGCGAGCTCGGCGGTCGAGCATGTCGTCGAGGCCGTGCATGCCGTGGTCGACATCCTCCGCGCGGCCTCGCCCACACCGGTCGACGGCATCGGCGTGGCCGTGTCGGGCGACGTGGACCGTGACGGCGGCATCGTGCGCGACTCGCCGCTGCTCGGATGGCGCGGCGTGCCGCTCGCCCGCATCCTGGAGGAGTCGATCGGGGTGCCCACGATCCTCGAGAACGACGTGCGCGCGCTCGCCACCACCGAGCTGCTGTTCGGCTTCGGACGCGACGCCGACTCCTTCGCCGTCGTCACGATCGGCACGGGCATCGGCTGCGGGCTCTACCTCAACGGCAGGGTCGTGCAGGGGGCGCACGGCGTCGCCGGCGAGATCGGCCACCTCCCGCTCGGCCCCGTGGATGCCGTCTGCAGCTGCGGCCGCCGCGGATGCGTCGAGGCAGTCGCCTCCACCGCCGCGATCCTGAACGAGATCCGCGCCGGTCACGACGACTCCTCGCTCACCGTCGACGATGCCTTCGCGCTCGCGCACGAAGACGACCCGGTCGCGCGAGTGGCCTTCGAGCGCGCGGGTGGGGTGATCGGTTCGGCGCTCGCCGCGCTGGTGAACCTCACCGGACCCGAGCTCGTCGTCATCGCCGGCGAGAACGTGACCGAGTACGGACTGTACGAGGACCGACTGCGTGCGACGTTCGCCGAGCACGCGTTCGGCGCCGCGAGCGACTGCACGATCGTGCTGCGTCCGCACGTGTTCGACGACTGGGCGCGCGGGGCTGCGGCCTGCGTGATCGAGGTGATCGCGAGCGGGATCGCCGCGCACGGGTAG
- a CDS encoding SGNH/GDSL hydrolase family protein, producing MPNDSSPTAAADLRRLADALASDEPLNWVITGDSITHGLVHTQGGRSYPEHLHEIIREELGRVRDIVVNSAISGHRIVDILGDWERRVSSWRPDVVTLMIGTNDMSTGGVWAVISPDEYAASLNEFVSRVRDLGAVPVLQTPPSVDAANAPERARIEEFAAAVRTVAAHDDVILVDQLARFTELGGGGIPWGLMNDPFHPNATGHAALALELARILGLQPEASRTLALLEGQVAAARA from the coding sequence GTGCCGAACGACTCTTCCCCCACCGCCGCTGCCGACCTCCGCCGTCTCGCCGATGCCCTCGCCAGCGACGAGCCACTGAACTGGGTCATCACCGGCGACTCGATCACGCACGGCCTCGTGCACACGCAGGGTGGGCGCAGCTACCCCGAGCATCTGCACGAGATCATCCGCGAGGAGCTCGGGCGGGTGCGCGACATCGTCGTCAACTCGGCCATCAGCGGCCACCGCATCGTCGACATCCTGGGCGACTGGGAGCGCCGCGTCTCGTCGTGGCGGCCGGATGTCGTGACGCTCATGATCGGTACCAACGACATGTCGACCGGCGGCGTGTGGGCGGTCATCTCGCCGGACGAGTACGCGGCGTCGCTGAACGAGTTCGTGTCGCGAGTGCGCGATCTCGGCGCGGTCCCGGTGCTGCAGACCCCGCCGTCCGTCGATGCCGCGAACGCTCCCGAGCGCGCCCGGATCGAGGAGTTCGCCGCTGCCGTGCGCACTGTCGCGGCGCACGACGACGTGATCCTGGTCGATCAGCTCGCCCGCTTCACCGAGCTCGGCGGAGGCGGCATCCCCTGGGGGCTGATGAACGACCCGTTCCACCCGAATGCGACCGGCCACGCGGCCCTCGCCCTGGAACTCGCCCGCATTCTCGGGCTGCAGCCGGAGGCCTCGCGCACCCTCGCCCTGCTCGAGGGGCAGGTCGCGGCTGCCCGCGCGTGA
- a CDS encoding cytochrome C5: MTSPVLDALLARIVDSGLLDEPVAENGLVYGRASIDAAGSTVTVNVDPELEDGDDDDIDTDELVESISRILSISESRWRAVVDEVALDIEDAVDDEPVIEQVDLRDDLEATSVVVFADALLLAFDAPRQFPDSRILVQLDEDLEVSGIEVRDREGATEFDTLDDLLDHISGPDDE, from the coding sequence ATGACCTCGCCTGTGCTCGACGCCCTCCTCGCCCGCATCGTCGACAGCGGACTCCTCGACGAACCGGTCGCCGAGAACGGTCTGGTCTACGGGCGCGCGAGCATCGATGCGGCCGGATCCACCGTGACGGTGAACGTCGATCCCGAGCTGGAGGACGGCGATGACGACGACATCGACACCGACGAGCTCGTGGAGTCGATCTCCCGCATCCTCTCGATCAGCGAGTCGCGGTGGCGTGCGGTTGTCGATGAGGTGGCTCTCGACATCGAGGATGCGGTCGACGACGAGCCCGTGATCGAGCAGGTCGACCTGCGCGATGATCTCGAGGCGACCTCCGTCGTCGTGTTCGCCGACGCCCTGTTGCTCGCCTTCGATGCCCCGCGTCAGTTCCCCGACTCGCGCATCCTGGTGCAGCTCGACGAAGACCTCGAGGTCTCCGGCATCGAGGTCAGAGATCGTGAGGGGGCCACCGAGTTCGACACGCTCGATGACCTCCTCGACCACATCAGCGGGCCCGACGACGAGTGA
- a CDS encoding magnesium and cobalt transport protein CorA, whose protein sequence is MALIDNGVYVHGRRVETLKNLDDTSRTLSAIGGIAWIGLYRPSPQEVDSVAREFDLHPLAVEDALSGHQRSKVERYGDTLFAVLRPARYRDEQESIEFGELHLFVGPDFVVTIRHAESPNLSAVRQRMEAHPELLAMGPEAVLYAILDEVVDGYEPIVTGLLNDIDEIEDQLFGDSDDDALSRRIYELSREVINFQRAVHPLTGMLEWLRRGSDKYRIDEELQRSLRDVLDHTIRVNERVDSFRAILENALTVQSALVARRQSEASLAQNDEIKKISSWAAIIFAPTLVGTVYGMNFDVMPELHWAAGYPLALGGMAAFAIGLYGVFKFKKWL, encoded by the coding sequence ATGGCCCTCATCGACAACGGCGTGTACGTCCACGGACGTCGCGTGGAGACCCTCAAGAACCTGGATGACACCTCCCGCACCCTCAGTGCGATCGGCGGAATCGCGTGGATCGGCCTGTACCGACCCAGCCCGCAGGAGGTCGATTCGGTCGCGCGGGAGTTCGACCTGCATCCCCTCGCGGTCGAGGACGCACTCTCCGGACACCAGCGGTCGAAGGTCGAGCGCTACGGCGACACCCTGTTCGCGGTGCTGCGCCCCGCCCGCTACCGCGACGAGCAGGAGTCGATCGAGTTCGGCGAGCTGCACCTCTTCGTCGGCCCCGACTTCGTCGTCACGATCCGGCACGCGGAATCGCCGAACCTCTCGGCTGTGCGGCAGCGCATGGAGGCCCACCCCGAGCTGCTCGCGATGGGTCCCGAAGCCGTGCTCTACGCGATCCTCGATGAGGTCGTCGACGGATACGAGCCGATCGTGACCGGGCTGCTGAACGACATCGACGAGATCGAGGATCAGCTCTTCGGCGACAGCGACGACGATGCCCTCTCCCGGCGCATCTACGAGCTCTCGCGCGAGGTCATCAACTTCCAGCGGGCGGTGCACCCGCTCACGGGGATGCTGGAATGGCTGCGCCGCGGATCCGACAAGTACCGCATCGACGAGGAGCTGCAGCGCTCGCTGCGCGACGTGCTCGACCACACGATCCGGGTGAACGAGCGCGTCGACTCGTTCCGCGCGATCCTCGAGAACGCGCTCACCGTGCAGTCCGCCCTCGTCGCGCGGCGGCAGTCGGAGGCGAGCCTCGCCCAGAACGACGAGATCAAGAAGATCTCCTCGTGGGCGGCGATCATCTTCGCCCCGACGCTGGTCGGCACCGTCTACGGCATGAACTTCGACGTGATGCCGGAGCTGCACTGGGCCGCGGGCTACCCTCTCGCGCTCGGAGGTATGGCCGCGTTCGCGATCGGCCTCTACGGCGTCTTCAAGTTCAAGAAGTGGCTGTGA
- a CDS encoding SDR family NAD(P)-dependent oxidoreductase, whose amino-acid sequence MTRKTIIITGASDGIGAAAARQLAPEGHRLILVGRSAEKTRAVAAETGAMHFTADFARLDDVRQLAAQISTEVGDDGIDVLANNAGGIFGDRTPTVDGFEKTLQVNHLAPFLLTNLLLPQLLRSGAAVINTSSVAHRLFGHLDIDDLDNRTKYSANKAYGDAKLANVLFTKSLHTRFHAEGLRAVAFHPGTVSTNFASESSSIMRLVYRTPLKRLLLISAEQGGGTLRWFIDGTPDETWFSGAYYDERVLSNRVNPQTDDAALAEALWQRSAELVGIPPR is encoded by the coding sequence ATGACGCGGAAGACGATCATCATCACCGGCGCCTCCGATGGCATCGGCGCTGCGGCCGCTCGGCAACTCGCCCCCGAGGGACACCGGCTGATCCTCGTCGGCCGCTCCGCGGAGAAGACCAGAGCCGTCGCCGCCGAGACCGGAGCGATGCACTTCACCGCTGACTTCGCACGACTCGACGACGTGCGGCAGCTCGCCGCACAGATCTCCACCGAAGTGGGCGACGACGGCATCGATGTGCTCGCCAACAACGCGGGCGGCATCTTCGGCGACCGGACCCCCACGGTCGACGGGTTCGAGAAGACGCTTCAGGTGAACCACCTGGCTCCTTTCCTGCTCACGAACCTGCTGCTGCCCCAGCTGCTGCGGTCGGGAGCCGCCGTCATCAACACCTCGAGCGTCGCCCACCGCCTGTTCGGACACCTCGACATCGACGACCTCGACAACCGCACGAAGTACAGCGCCAACAAGGCCTATGGCGACGCGAAACTCGCGAACGTGCTGTTCACGAAGAGCCTGCACACCAGGTTCCACGCCGAGGGACTGCGCGCGGTCGCCTTCCACCCCGGAACCGTGAGCACGAACTTCGCCTCGGAGTCGTCCAGCATCATGCGGCTCGTGTACCGCACCCCGTTGAAGCGACTGCTGCTCATCAGCGCGGAGCAGGGCGGCGGCACCCTGCGCTGGTTCATCGACGGCACCCCGGATGAGACCTGGTTCTCGGGCGCCTACTACGACGAGCGCGTGCTGAGCAACCGCGTGAACCCGCAGACAGACGACGCCGCCCTCGCCGAGGCACTGTGGCAGCGCAGCGCCGAACTCGTCGGCATCCCTCCGCGCTGA
- the dinB gene encoding DNA polymerase IV, which translates to MRGEATVLHADLDAFYASVEQRDAPELRGRPVIVGGGVVLAASYEAKARGVRTAMGGRQALDLCPDAVVVPPRMEAYSAASKDVFAIFRDTTPLVEGLSIDEAFLEVGGLRRIAGTPEQIAAHLRERVRTEVGLAISVGIARTKFLAKVASAVSKPDGLLLVEPEREEQFLLPLPVERLWGVGAVTAEKLHRYGVRTVGQLAELEAATAERMLGKAVGAHVHALARLRDPRPVDTTRRRGSIGSQRALGSRPRAPEELDLILTQIVDRLARRLRDGDRACRCVVLRLRFGDFSRATRSRTLRGPTDRTAILLTVARALLTAAQPEIAARGITLIGLSLSQLEHADRVQPELPIDWGDEARLDTVLDTLRERYGTTSVSRAAQLGRDPGWSSPILPEHE; encoded by the coding sequence ATGCGCGGGGAAGCGACGGTGCTGCACGCCGACCTCGACGCGTTCTACGCGTCGGTCGAGCAGCGTGACGCGCCCGAACTCCGCGGTCGGCCGGTGATCGTGGGCGGCGGGGTCGTGCTCGCCGCGAGCTACGAGGCGAAGGCGCGCGGAGTGCGCACAGCCATGGGTGGCAGACAGGCGCTTGACCTCTGCCCGGATGCGGTCGTCGTCCCGCCGCGCATGGAGGCCTACTCCGCCGCGAGCAAAGACGTGTTCGCGATCTTCCGCGACACCACCCCGCTCGTCGAAGGGCTCTCGATCGATGAGGCGTTCCTCGAGGTCGGTGGTCTGCGACGGATCGCCGGCACGCCGGAGCAGATCGCCGCGCATCTGCGCGAACGCGTGCGAACCGAGGTCGGGCTGGCGATCTCGGTCGGGATCGCGCGCACCAAGTTCCTCGCCAAGGTCGCGAGCGCCGTGAGCAAGCCCGATGGGTTGCTGCTCGTCGAGCCCGAGCGCGAGGAGCAGTTCCTGCTTCCGCTTCCGGTCGAGCGGCTGTGGGGCGTGGGTGCGGTGACGGCCGAGAAGCTGCACCGCTACGGCGTGCGAACGGTCGGACAGCTCGCCGAGCTCGAGGCCGCGACGGCGGAACGGATGCTGGGAAAAGCAGTGGGAGCGCACGTGCACGCCCTGGCCCGGCTACGGGATCCGCGGCCGGTCGACACCACCCGGCGACGCGGATCCATCGGCTCGCAGCGCGCACTCGGCTCGCGTCCGCGGGCTCCCGAGGAACTCGACCTCATCCTCACCCAGATCGTCGATCGGCTCGCGCGACGGCTCCGCGACGGCGATCGCGCGTGCCGTTGCGTCGTGCTGCGCCTGCGCTTCGGCGACTTCTCGAGGGCCACGCGCTCGCGCACACTGCGAGGGCCCACCGACCGCACCGCCATCCTGCTCACGGTGGCTCGTGCTCTGCTCACCGCCGCGCAGCCCGAGATCGCCGCGCGCGGCATCACCCTGATCGGCCTGTCATTGTCGCAGCTCGAGCATGCCGATCGGGTGCAGCCGGAGCTGCCGATCGATTGGGGCGACGAGGCGCGCCTCGACACCGTGCTCGATACGCTGCGCGAGCGCTACGGCACGACCTCGGTGTCGCGAGCGGCGCAGCTGGGGCGCGATCCGGGGTGGTCGTCGCCGATCCTGCCGGAGCACGAGTGA
- a CDS encoding spermidine synthase: MITRFEELDFQETPIGDLMLRRRMEPSVGQEVYEVKLGEEFLMSSLFTVAEEELSRLGLAAVSGDGLAVLVGGLGLGYTAVTALRDERVGSLTVVDRLGAVIGWHQRKLLPVSAELVDDERTRLVEDDFFALMRAEPAEGQPAYTAILLDVDHSPRHQLDPTHADLYTVDGLRALDRHLTDDGAFALWSDDPPDEDFMTTLRAVFDDAVAHVVDFANAVTGGTSSNTVYVARSRGAGGPAA; the protein is encoded by the coding sequence ATGATCACTCGATTCGAAGAGCTCGACTTCCAGGAGACGCCGATCGGCGACCTGATGCTGCGTCGGCGCATGGAGCCGTCGGTGGGGCAGGAGGTCTACGAGGTCAAGCTCGGCGAGGAATTCCTGATGTCGAGCCTGTTCACCGTGGCCGAGGAGGAGCTCTCCCGACTGGGACTCGCCGCGGTCTCCGGTGATGGCCTCGCCGTGCTGGTCGGCGGTCTCGGGCTCGGGTACACGGCCGTCACGGCATTGCGCGACGAACGCGTGGGCTCGCTCACGGTCGTCGATCGACTCGGAGCGGTGATCGGATGGCATCAGCGCAAGCTGCTTCCGGTCTCGGCGGAGCTCGTCGACGACGAACGCACGCGACTCGTCGAGGACGACTTCTTCGCCCTCATGCGTGCAGAGCCCGCCGAAGGGCAGCCTGCGTACACGGCGATCCTCCTCGACGTGGATCACTCCCCGCGGCACCAGCTCGACCCGACGCACGCCGATCTGTACACCGTGGACGGGCTCCGCGCCCTCGATCGGCATCTGACCGACGACGGCGCATTCGCCCTGTGGTCGGACGATCCGCCCGACGAGGACTTCATGACGACGTTGCGCGCGGTCTTCGACGATGCGGTGGCCCACGTGGTCGACTTCGCGAACGCGGTGACCGGGGGAACGTCGTCGAACACGGTCTATGTCGCCCGCAGCCGCGGCGCGGGCGGCCCCGCCGCCTGA
- a CDS encoding alpha/beta hydrolase yields MMTTPRTPITVDCDGIAIAAEVGGSGPAVLLLHGYPETKAMWNDVVEQLSVDRTVITTDLRGYGDSAKPRGASYAKRDMAADQVALMRQLGHERFTVVGHDRGGRVGHRMALDHPDAVVSLAVLDIVPTLHMFDHVDRAMASAYFHWFFLARDDGMPEALIGADPETWLRSRFTGRRHAGDALPDAYDEYLRCFDLDTVHASGADYRAAATIDLDHDRADRDAGRTVDCPVLALWGAHSYVGRNFEVLDTWAPYAPGVTGAAIDADHYLAEEAPDATATALQGFFATTGAAA; encoded by the coding sequence ATGATGACCACACCCCGCACGCCGATCACGGTGGACTGCGACGGCATCGCGATCGCGGCCGAGGTCGGCGGATCCGGCCCCGCCGTGCTGCTCCTGCACGGCTACCCCGAGACGAAGGCGATGTGGAACGACGTCGTCGAGCAGCTGTCGGTCGACCGCACCGTGATCACCACCGACCTGCGCGGATACGGTGACTCCGCCAAACCGCGCGGGGCCTCCTACGCCAAGCGCGACATGGCCGCCGATCAGGTGGCTCTCATGCGACAGCTCGGCCACGAGCGGTTCACGGTCGTCGGTCATGACCGGGGAGGCCGGGTCGGGCACCGCATGGCGCTCGACCATCCGGATGCCGTGGTGTCGCTGGCCGTGCTCGACATCGTGCCGACCCTCCACATGTTCGATCACGTCGACCGGGCGATGGCATCCGCCTACTTCCACTGGTTCTTCCTCGCGCGGGACGACGGAATGCCGGAGGCGCTGATCGGCGCCGACCCTGAGACCTGGTTGCGCAGTCGCTTCACAGGACGCAGGCACGCGGGCGATGCGCTGCCCGACGCCTACGACGAGTACCTGCGCTGCTTCGACCTCGACACGGTGCATGCGTCGGGCGCCGACTACCGTGCGGCAGCCACGATCGATCTCGATCACGACCGCGCCGACCGCGATGCCGGCCGCACGGTGGACTGCCCGGTGCTCGCCCTGTGGGGTGCGCACAGCTACGTCGGCCGCAACTTCGAGGTGCTCGACACCTGGGCCCCGTACGCGCCCGGCGTCACCGGAGCGGCGATCGACGCCGATCACTACCTCGCCGAAGAGGCGCCGGATGCCACGGCTACAGCTCTTCAGGGATTCTTCGCGACGACGGGAGCAGCGGCATGA